A single genomic interval of Patescibacteria group bacterium harbors:
- the uppS gene encoding polyprenyl diphosphate synthase gives MPDKTNQKNIPLHVGIIMDGNRRWARERNLPTFEGHLLGYEKMKQAPEWFFSRGVKILSFYAFSTENWNRQPVEVNYLMKLLQNAVENNLRALAKKNGYKILISGRLEELPGDLPAKCLEIIQETKANNQGTVNVCLNYGGRAEIVDAARKLIKNKVELEQVHEGMIKKYLYSPDLPDPDIIVRTSGEQRLSGFLTWQSVYSELFFMKKYWPDFEESDAEAVIKEYENRNRRHGAN, from the coding sequence ATGCCAGATAAAACCAATCAAAAAAATATTCCGCTTCATGTCGGTATCATCATGGACGGCAACCGGCGTTGGGCGCGGGAAAGGAATTTGCCGACTTTTGAGGGGCATCTTTTAGGCTATGAAAAAATGAAGCAGGCGCCGGAATGGTTTTTCTCCCGCGGCGTAAAAATTTTATCATTTTACGCTTTTTCCACGGAAAATTGGAACCGCCAGCCGGTGGAAGTGAATTATTTAATGAAGTTACTCCAGAACGCGGTTGAAAATAATTTGCGCGCTTTGGCTAAAAAGAACGGCTATAAAATTTTAATCAGCGGGCGCTTGGAAGAATTGCCCGGAGATTTGCCGGCTAAATGCCTGGAAATAATCCAAGAAACCAAAGCCAACAATCAGGGGACTGTTAACGTCTGCTTGAATTACGGCGGGCGGGCGGAAATAGTCGACGCGGCGCGCAAGCTGATAAAAAATAAAGTTGAGCTTGAACAGGTGCACGAAGGCATGATAAAAAAATATTTATACAGCCCCGATCTGCCGGATCCGGACATAATCGTGCGCACTTCGGGCGAACAGCGGTTATCCGGCTTTTTAACCTGGCAGTCGGTTTACAGCGAATTATTTTTTATGAAAAAATATTGGCCGGATTTTGAAGAGTCGGACGCCGAAGCTGTTATAAAAGAATATGAGAATAGGAACAGAAGGCATGGAGCAAATTGA
- a CDS encoding DUF167 domain-containing protein, whose protein sequence is MDNPINLIKFKAALEKNKEIYLRIKARPGAAKTGLKEIMADQTIKIDIAAPAVKNKANQELIKFLAGQFAVNKNNVKIISGAGERVKLVKIVK, encoded by the coding sequence ATGGATAATCCAATTAACCTTATAAAATTTAAGGCGGCGCTCGAAAAAAATAAAGAAATTTATCTGCGGATTAAGGCGCGGCCGGGCGCGGCTAAAACCGGCCTTAAAGAGATTATGGCGGACCAGACCATTAAAATAGATATAGCGGCGCCGGCCGTTAAGAATAAAGCCAATCAAGAATTAATAAAATTTTTAGCCGGACAATTTGCGGTAAATAAAAATAATGTTAAGATAATCAGCGGAGCGGGGGAGAGGGTTAAATTAGTAAAGATAGTAAAATAA
- a CDS encoding trimeric intracellular cation channel family protein: protein MIYLLDLLGTLAFAVGGAYKAKGRKLNLFGVVFLGAITAVGGGTIRDLIIGRTPLFYLRDSNYLLICLLAGLATYLLPNFFKKTYSIFRLIDSIGLAVFVIIGASICQSFLFNGAILPTVLSSFACVFLGMLTGFGGGVLRDAIMGDTPFALKPGSNYVSSAFFGASIYYFLMFFNNNLAIFISIITTLVLREIVSEYGIYKKLVVKKSFFNKIFNK from the coding sequence ATGATCTATCTGCTTGACCTATTGGGCACGCTGGCTTTTGCCGTGGGCGGAGCCTATAAAGCCAAAGGCAGAAAATTAAATTTATTCGGCGTGGTTTTTTTAGGCGCCATAACCGCGGTCGGCGGCGGCACGATCCGCGACTTAATCATCGGCCGGACGCCGCTATTCTACCTTAGAGATTCTAATTATCTCTTAATCTGCTTATTGGCCGGACTGGCGACATATTTGCTCCCCAATTTTTTTAAAAAAACTTATTCCATTTTCCGCTTGATTGATTCAATCGGCTTGGCGGTTTTCGTGATCATCGGAGCTTCTATCTGCCAATCTTTTTTATTTAACGGCGCGATCCTGCCGACGGTTTTATCCTCTTTCGCCTGCGTATTCTTAGGCATGCTGACCGGTTTCGGCGGCGGGGTTTTGCGCGACGCTATCATGGGCGATACGCCCTTTGCTTTAAAGCCCGGGTCAAATTATGTTTCCAGCGCTTTTTTCGGAGCTTCCATTTATTATTTTTTAATGTTTTTCAATAACAATCTGGCGATATTCATATCAATTATTACTACTTTGGTTTTACGGGAAATCGTGTCAGAATACGGGATATATAAAAAGCTAGTAGTTAAAAAATCATTTTTTAATAAAATCTTTAATAAGTAG
- a CDS encoding DeoR family transcriptional regulator: protein MPTENTNEPIVETPTPPVEPAAEPAIPIVAPVLTPEAQPPAAETPPPPAEPVNATNTSPPADAEAMAGEQPSPYQGEGAKQTGQPSGEGAKQTGITALLMKAKEKIQFRKRAKLEKIMALAQSRGKITNNDAQKLLRVSDATATRYLAELVKQGRLRRVGPANNAFYEING from the coding sequence ATGCCAACCGAAAATACCAATGAACCAATAGTAGAAACCCCAACTCCGCCGGTTGAGCCTGCGGCAGAGCCTGCTATTCCGATCGTGGCACCTGTGCTAACTCCGGAAGCTCAACCGCCTGCGGCCGAAACTCCGCCGCCGCCGGCAGAGCCGGTTAACGCGACAAACACCTCACCCCCCGCCGACGCTGAAGCTATGGCGGGCGAGCAACCCTCTCCTTATCAAGGAGAGGGAGCAAAGCAAACCGGCCAACCCTCTGGAGAGGGAGCAAAGCAAACCGGCATAACCGCTTTGCTTATGAAAGCCAAAGAGAAAATTCAGTTTAGGAAGCGGGCGAAATTGGAAAAGATTATGGCGCTGGCGCAAAGCCGGGGAAAAATTACCAATAATGACGCGCAAAAACTTTTGCGCGTGTCTGACGCTACGGCTACGCGCTATTTAGCCGAACTGGTAAAACAGGGGAGATTAAGGCGGGTTGGGCCGGCCAATAACGCTTTTTATGAAATTAACGGCTAA
- a CDS encoding DUF4349 domain-containing protein: MPMQKYLKIAGFIALVILVSYFGIMAMLTGMGNKSYNTLSVESGAGMGIFQTAAPSMKSAPMFSGESARDSAATIEQALSPSSVVQPIDKKIIKTGDLSLKVERAETAAESITNIAKVNKGEVAGSNFYESTRGVKSGFITVRVPYNNFDAAFAEIKKVATQVVSESSNSQDITEQYIDLEARLKNKQAEEVSFAALLNRAGKLEEIISVTRELARVRGEIEQLQGQLRYLNSQTDMSTITASLSEDVEIAAASQDWRPWQVIKLSVKQLITAGQNFVDGLIAFLIVVLPMLIIYGLIIWALYLIGKKIYNRTKGL, from the coding sequence ATGCCAATGCAAAAGTATCTGAAAATCGCCGGGTTTATCGCGCTGGTTATTTTGGTTTCATATTTCGGCATCATGGCCATGCTTACGGGCATGGGCAATAAATCTTACAACACTTTGTCCGTGGAATCGGGTGCCGGCATGGGAATATTCCAAACCGCGGCGCCGTCAATGAAATCCGCTCCGATGTTTTCCGGCGAAAGCGCTAGGGATTCGGCCGCGACCATAGAGCAAGCGCTAAGCCCGAGCTCGGTGGTTCAGCCGATTGATAAAAAAATCATAAAAACCGGAGACTTAAGCTTAAAGGTTGAGCGCGCGGAAACCGCGGCCGAGAGCATCACCAATATCGCCAAAGTGAACAAAGGCGAAGTGGCCGGCTCCAATTTTTACGAATCCACCCGGGGCGTAAAATCCGGCTTTATTACCGTGCGCGTGCCGTACAATAATTTTGACGCCGCCTTTGCCGAAATAAAAAAAGTCGCCACTCAAGTCGTTTCCGAGTCAAGCAATTCCCAGGACATAACCGAGCAGTATATTGACCTGGAAGCGCGGCTTAAAAATAAGCAAGCCGAGGAAGTGTCGTTTGCCGCGCTATTAAACCGCGCCGGCAAGCTTGAAGAAATAATTTCCGTAACCAGAGAGCTGGCCAGGGTGCGCGGCGAAATTGAACAGCTTCAGGGCCAACTGCGCTATTTAAATTCCCAAACCGATATGTCAACCATCACGGCCAGCTTAAGCGAAGACGTGGAAATCGCGGCGGCCAGCCAAGATTGGCGGCCCTGGCAGGTAATTAAGCTTTCGGTTAAACAGCTTATAACCGCCGGCCAGAATTTCGTTGACGGCCTGATCGCTTTTTTGATTGTCGTTCTGCCCATGCTCATAATTTACGGCCTGATAATCTGGGCGCTTTACCTTATCGGCAAAAAAATTTATAACCGGACTAAAGGCTTATAG
- a CDS encoding TspO/MBR family protein gives MPNYDWYAQLIKPAWSPPAWLFGPVWTLLYVLIAVSFGKVFLMAWQKQVTLLVALPFALNLLFNFIFTPIQFGLKNNLLAAVDILLVLGTLIWAMIAIWPHARWIAYAQIPYLLWVSFATVLQLTITYLNK, from the coding sequence ATGCCTAACTACGATTGGTATGCCCAGCTTATTAAGCCCGCCTGGTCGCCGCCGGCCTGGCTGTTCGGCCCGGTCTGGACTTTGCTCTATGTTTTAATCGCGGTTTCTTTCGGCAAAGTATTTTTAATGGCCTGGCAGAAGCAAGTCACCCTGCTAGTGGCTTTGCCCTTCGCGCTTAATTTGCTGTTTAATTTTATTTTTACGCCCATCCAGTTCGGCTTGAAAAATAATCTTTTGGCGGCGGTTGATATTCTTCTGGTTTTAGGCACTTTAATTTGGGCGATGATCGCGATTTGGCCGCATGCCAGATGGATCGCCTACGCGCAGATTCCGTATTTACTTTGGGTGTCGTTCGCCACGGTTTTACAGCTAACCATAACTTATTTAAATAAATAA